In Spirobacillus cienkowskii, a genomic segment contains:
- a CDS encoding DEAD/DEAH box helicase, which yields MNFTDTLFIENYLKPLAISDLTEIQKLCIEPIFQGNSVFGLAPTGSGKTLAFVLPLLLKVDVSSRNSQLLILTPTRELGLQIAKVANQVAKLVLQNEGKNVLIRTAFGGTPISAQIEEIVKKPHVIIATPGRLIDLLEREILSLKTIGTLVLDEADILVNMGFSDQVEAIVEYLPSGIQVAMFSATKNSEVSDLENLLLKDCKYISASVQNDGLTNNHNQLQNLIQHFYVKTADKKSKEQLLKEIISKVINSDNNKCLIFCHTRENVHQLASVLKKDGFNVDALSGELGQVYRNSILRNFKTGSLNILVATNIAARGIDVSNLPYVIHFDLPYTIEDYIHRSGRTGRAGNNGAVVSFCENKSFKFYENLMKEAKIEYSEFKQFKKDQSSQIISPKNTTHYLKVFINKGKKDKIRPGDIVGALINEFNLLKGDIGNIYIFDRFSHVEVNQEYKNILLNKNLKIKNLLVKIKESN from the coding sequence ATGAACTTTACCGATACACTATTTATTGAAAACTATTTAAAACCACTTGCGATATCTGATTTAACAGAAATTCAAAAATTGTGTATAGAGCCTATTTTTCAAGGTAACTCAGTTTTTGGGCTAGCGCCAACAGGATCAGGAAAAACATTAGCATTTGTATTGCCTTTATTATTAAAAGTTGATGTTTCATCTCGAAATTCACAACTTTTAATTTTGACTCCTACTCGGGAATTAGGACTCCAAATTGCTAAAGTTGCTAACCAAGTTGCAAAGCTTGTTTTGCAAAATGAAGGTAAAAACGTTTTAATTCGGACAGCTTTTGGCGGCACTCCTATTTCGGCTCAAATTGAGGAAATTGTTAAAAAACCTCATGTAATTATTGCTACACCAGGGAGACTTATTGATTTACTAGAAAGAGAAATTCTTTCTTTAAAAACAATAGGGACTTTAGTGTTAGATGAAGCTGATATATTGGTTAATATGGGTTTTTCAGATCAAGTAGAAGCAATCGTTGAATATTTGCCAAGCGGTATTCAAGTCGCAATGTTTTCTGCTACAAAAAACTCAGAAGTTTCTGACTTAGAAAATTTATTACTCAAAGATTGTAAATATATTTCTGCATCTGTCCAAAATGATGGTTTGACTAACAATCATAATCAGCTTCAAAATTTAATTCAGCACTTTTATGTAAAAACAGCAGATAAAAAAAGCAAAGAGCAATTATTAAAAGAAATTATTTCTAAAGTAATTAATAGCGATAATAATAAGTGTCTTATTTTTTGTCATACAAGAGAAAATGTTCACCAGCTTGCAAGTGTTTTAAAAAAAGATGGTTTTAATGTTGATGCACTTTCTGGAGAACTTGGACAGGTTTACAGAAATAGTATTTTAAGAAATTTTAAAACCGGTAGTTTAAATATACTTGTCGCTACAAATATTGCAGCGAGAGGCATTGATGTTTCTAACTTGCCATATGTGATTCATTTTGATCTTCCTTATACAATTGAGGATTATATTCATCGCTCAGGTAGAACTGGACGTGCAGGCAATAATGGCGCAGTTGTTTCTTTTTGCGAAAACAAAAGTTTTAAATTTTATGAAAACTTAATGAAAGAAGCTAAAATTGAGTACTCTGAATTTAAACAATTTAAAAAAGATCAGAGTTCACAAATAATTTCTCCTAAAAATACTACACATTATTTGAAGGTTTTTATCAACAAGGGAAAAAAAGATAAAATTCGACCAGGAGATATTGTTGGGGCTTTAATTAATGAGTTTAATTTATTAAAAGGTGATATAGGGAATATATATATATTTGATAGATTTTCTCATGTTGAAGTAAATCAAGAATATAAAAATATTTTATTAAATAAAAATTTAAAGATAAAAAACCTCCTTGTTAAGATAAAAGAATCTAATTAA
- a CDS encoding YihY/virulence factor BrkB family protein, whose translation MRVKFKNLVKHLKLKTKRPRPREIVFALKKNLIFKKIELIIKESFYTVHHSEILEKSALLTYISILSIVPFLAVIFTFIHSFHGFNNLFTKTLNPLILRHFGTDVGPDISIYLQTIVSNLKLRDLGIISFVTFLITVMLLILKIEDIIDNIMGFSNNTGYIKRILKSWSIITIAPFIFSIILLKSDNFIKLINFSNSFFYFNYSTNTFRSLIGIFFEWIFFIFIYYVMPSKRVSFTSIAIGAFIACGLFECLQFINIFLVKKSLAYNPMYMYGSVPIIALLFFIWLRAIWVIILSGAAFTISSQKILFYNIKNEKQNIPIQGVIDCINIFKTILNQYQINNLPSSYTFIQKNTNIENQQLDAYLEYLIKKNVICITHQGTKNPNYFPTYRSIIEFKNDTYLKNILIDYNEIGKQNYEEILKTLKIN comes from the coding sequence TTGAGAGTAAAATTTAAAAATCTCGTTAAACATTTAAAATTGAAAACAAAAAGACCTAGACCACGTGAAATTGTTTTTGCTTTAAAGAAAAACCTAATATTTAAAAAAATAGAACTTATTATCAAAGAGTCATTTTACACTGTACATCATAGTGAGATACTTGAAAAATCAGCATTGCTCACGTACATTTCTATTCTTTCAATTGTACCTTTTCTTGCAGTTATATTTACATTTATTCATTCATTTCATGGATTTAATAATTTATTTACAAAAACATTAAATCCACTAATATTGCGACACTTTGGTACAGATGTAGGGCCTGACATCTCAATTTATCTTCAAACAATTGTTTCAAATCTTAAGTTAAGAGATCTTGGAATTATATCTTTTGTTACTTTTCTTATTACAGTCATGTTACTTATTTTAAAAATCGAAGACATTATTGATAATATTATGGGTTTTAGCAATAATACAGGGTATATTAAAAGAATTTTAAAATCTTGGTCAATTATTACCATTGCTCCTTTTATTTTTAGCATAATACTATTAAAATCTGACAATTTTATTAAATTAATAAATTTCAGCAATTCTTTTTTTTACTTTAATTATAGCACAAACACTTTTAGAAGTTTAATTGGCATTTTTTTTGAATGGATATTTTTCATATTTATTTACTACGTAATGCCAAGTAAAAGAGTGAGTTTTACGTCTATTGCAATTGGTGCTTTTATTGCCTGCGGATTATTTGAATGCTTACAATTTATTAATATTTTTCTTGTAAAAAAATCTCTTGCATATAACCCTATGTATATGTACGGATCTGTTCCTATCATTGCATTACTATTTTTTATCTGGCTAAGAGCAATATGGGTTATTATTTTATCTGGAGCAGCCTTTACAATATCTTCACAGAAAATACTTTTTTATAATATAAAAAATGAAAAACAAAACATACCTATTCAAGGAGTCATTGATTGCATTAATATATTTAAAACAATTCTTAATCAGTATCAAATAAATAATCTTCCATCTTCATACACTTTTATTCAAAAAAATACCAACATCGAAAACCAACAACTTGACGCTTATTTAGAGTATTTAATTAAAAAAAATGTGATTTGTATTACACATCAGGGCACAAAAAACCCTAACTACTTTCCGACATATAGATCAATTATTGAATTCAAAAATGATACTTATTTAAAAAATATTTTAATTGACTATAATGAAATTGGCAAACAAAATTACGAGGAAATTTTAAAAACTTTAAAAATAAATTAA
- a CDS encoding DUF455 family protein, which produces MELNEFAEIILFGQNINSDKLLKPINLTDNKKYKAITAPKSPGRPAELKARDDSAIKKTKFPNREQIYRNEQRGYILHFFANHELLAMEIMALVLLKFPDAPKTFRMGIAKTILEEQNHLSLYIERMHQLGVSFGEIPVNSFFWNCLSSLQSPFEFVTQMSMTFEQANLDYSLFYKNLMLKVEDLITASILEQVYLEEIGHVKHGVSWFHKWKDPNVSDWDAYTNALKYPLTPARAKGILFDEAGRKKSGLTDNYIKKLSLFSTSKGRPPSILFFNPDCEKEIARKNIGFTPSSTIKNLKNDCSSLMQFVASKEDIVLVERIPGNDFLSKIQACGFAIPEWQLVQDNKIILKKFLHNYVSSLKPWGWSPESIAFLKLFKPKMISKSDFQNNIFNEDFFNINIKIIYSKIYSLEVLNKLLNHFENFRNIFPSPDQLPKIAFCYDSAIKIISDFFSANNYSFIVIKAPYGCSGQNMKKVRSCDLTKSESNWIKKILKEQNSLIIEPWFNKVSDLSYQSKITELKEIINIGSTEFLTNQNGQYKGTFVGSKKFHHSLNYKKFFYNNFNNTNGIEEILKAVSTFVGANLLQTNFEGPFGIDAFIYEDKNSTYGYRIKPLCEINPRITMGRVALEISKRIQTGTFAIWVHLRISDILNANFTNISDFIACIEKICPIILDSNTSNTPLIKEGILFTNEALTAKSVLTTLIVGKNVLDTFTSTTGIKIIN; this is translated from the coding sequence ATGGAATTAAATGAGTTTGCAGAAATAATTCTATTTGGTCAGAATATTAACAGTGACAAACTTTTGAAGCCCATTAATTTAACTGACAATAAAAAATACAAGGCAATAACTGCACCAAAAAGTCCTGGTAGGCCAGCTGAACTCAAGGCTAGAGATGATTCTGCAATAAAAAAAACTAAATTTCCCAATAGAGAGCAAATTTATCGTAACGAACAAAGAGGATATATTCTTCATTTTTTTGCAAATCATGAACTGTTAGCAATGGAAATTATGGCTTTAGTATTATTAAAATTCCCAGATGCACCAAAAACTTTTAGAATGGGAATTGCGAAAACAATTTTAGAGGAACAAAATCATCTATCTTTATATATAGAAAGAATGCACCAATTAGGGGTTAGTTTTGGTGAAATTCCAGTTAATTCGTTTTTTTGGAATTGTCTGTCATCACTTCAATCGCCTTTTGAGTTTGTAACTCAAATGAGTATGACTTTTGAGCAAGCAAATTTAGATTATTCGTTATTTTATAAAAACTTAATGTTAAAAGTTGAAGACCTCATAACGGCATCGATCCTTGAGCAAGTGTATTTAGAAGAGATAGGTCACGTCAAACATGGAGTTTCATGGTTTCATAAATGGAAAGACCCTAATGTTTCAGATTGGGATGCCTATACAAATGCTTTAAAATATCCTCTAACTCCAGCACGAGCTAAAGGTATACTTTTTGATGAAGCAGGAAGAAAAAAATCTGGGCTAACTGATAATTATATTAAAAAGTTATCCTTATTTTCAACTTCTAAAGGTAGACCACCAAGTATTCTTTTTTTTAATCCAGATTGTGAAAAGGAAATTGCCAGAAAAAATATTGGTTTTACTCCCTCATCTACAATTAAAAACCTTAAAAATGACTGCTCTTCTCTAATGCAATTTGTTGCTTCAAAAGAAGATATTGTTTTAGTTGAAAGAATTCCTGGAAATGATTTTTTAAGTAAAATTCAAGCGTGTGGTTTTGCAATACCCGAATGGCAATTAGTACAAGATAATAAAATTATTCTTAAAAAATTCTTACATAACTACGTGAGTTCACTAAAACCCTGGGGGTGGAGTCCAGAAAGTATTGCTTTTTTAAAATTATTTAAACCAAAAATGATTAGTAAAAGTGACTTTCAAAATAATATTTTTAATGAAGATTTTTTTAATATTAATATTAAAATTATTTATTCTAAAATATACTCTTTAGAGGTACTAAATAAATTATTAAACCATTTTGAAAATTTTAGAAACATCTTTCCTTCTCCGGATCAATTACCTAAAATTGCTTTTTGTTATGATTCAGCAATTAAAATTATTTCTGATTTTTTTAGCGCTAATAATTATTCTTTTATTGTTATTAAAGCACCATATGGATGTTCTGGACAAAACATGAAAAAGGTTAGATCTTGTGATTTGACTAAATCAGAGAGTAACTGGATTAAAAAAATTCTAAAAGAACAAAACTCTCTTATCATTGAACCGTGGTTTAATAAAGTATCAGATCTTTCCTATCAATCTAAAATAACTGAATTAAAAGAAATTATAAATATTGGTTCCACAGAATTTTTAACAAATCAAAATGGTCAGTATAAAGGCACATTCGTTGGTTCAAAAAAATTTCACCATAGCTTAAACTATAAAAAATTCTTTTATAATAATTTTAATAACACGAATGGAATTGAAGAAATTCTTAAAGCAGTTTCTACTTTTGTAGGTGCTAATCTTTTACAAACCAATTTTGAAGGTCCATTTGGCATCGATGCTTTTATTTACGAAGATAAAAATTCTACTTATGGATATAGAATTAAACCTTTGTGTGAAATCAATCCTCGTATTACAATGGGACGTGTTGCTCTAGAAATTTCAAAACGTATTCAAACTGGTACTTTTGCCATTTGGGTTCACCTAAGAATTTCAGATATACTAAATGCTAATTTCACAAATATTAGTGACTTTATAGCGTGCATAGAAAAAATCTGCCCAATAATTTTAGATAGTAATACTTCAAATACTCCTCTTATTAAAGAAGGCATATTATTTACCAACGAAGCGCTCACTGCAAAATCAGTTCTGACAACTCTGATTGTAGGCAAAAATGTACTTGATACCTTTACATCAACGACAGGAATTAAGATAATTAACTAA
- a CDS encoding flagellar basal body-associated FliL family protein, whose amino-acid sequence MAENEEKKADEKKGDEKGNDSPTKGDKKNKLVLIAGIAGVLLVALGVGGFFIMKTLGGNKNHDDVAQEQHDPHQNAGNKDEKKDDKKNSEPKKDEPKKDEHKKDEPKKDEPKKDDPNKKAEPPKSDPNAKPEEPKGTANFGDTFSLPKIDLNLGNAIENRFIRIAIAIEYRGGENQGLELKKREAQIKDIVITSVTSKTRLILISENGKENLRREILNRINEVTDRPIQNVYFTEFFVE is encoded by the coding sequence ATGGCGGAAAACGAAGAAAAAAAGGCTGATGAAAAAAAAGGTGACGAAAAAGGAAATGATAGTCCTACAAAAGGCGATAAGAAAAACAAATTAGTATTGATTGCTGGAATAGCTGGAGTTCTTTTAGTTGCTCTTGGTGTTGGTGGCTTTTTTATAATGAAAACCTTAGGTGGTAATAAAAACCATGATGATGTTGCGCAAGAGCAGCATGATCCACATCAAAATGCCGGTAATAAGGATGAAAAAAAAGATGACAAGAAAAATAGTGAACCTAAAAAAGATGAACCAAAAAAAGATGAGCACAAGAAGGATGAACCTAAGAAAGATGAACCTAAAAAGGACGATCCTAATAAAAAGGCTGAACCACCTAAAAGTGATCCAAATGCTAAACCAGAAGAACCTAAAGGAACAGCAAATTTTGGTGATACATTCTCGCTTCCTAAAATAGATTTAAATCTTGGAAATGCAATTGAAAATAGATTTATCAGGATTGCAATTGCAATTGAATATAGAGGTGGCGAAAATCAGGGACTAGAATTAAAAAAGCGAGAAGCTCAAATTAAGGATATTGTAATAACTTCAGTAACAAGCAAGACGCGACTTATTTTAATTTCAGAAAATGGAAAAGAAAATTTAAGAAGAGAAATTTTAAATAGAATTAATGAAGTTACAGATAGGCCAATTCAAAATGTTTACTTTACTGAATTTTTTGTGGAGTAA
- the fliM gene encoding flagellar motor switch protein FliM: protein MDQVLSQNEVDALLNAVSDGRVEGSDAPKDASGIVHYDLANQDRIIRGRMPTLDIIHDRFIRLFRISLSSALRKVANIGVNSSGPIKFGEFMNSLPLPSCLNILRLDPLRGSAVMVIESKLLYALVDSLFGGSDVPYTKIEGKDFTQIEIKVARRIVMSAVDDLEKAWAPVFPLKITYSRTEINPQFVAIVPPSDVVISTAFDVELEKMSGSIKLVFPYSTLEPIKSKLSVGFQNEQLEVDHIWINRIKTQLLGTSVNLICNIGSCWINLRDLMEISKGDVLLLDRDADKPLDITVEGIHKFRGIPGIIRGNKAIKITEIIGDN from the coding sequence ATGGATCAAGTATTAAGTCAAAACGAAGTTGATGCACTATTAAATGCTGTATCTGATGGTAGAGTTGAAGGTAGCGACGCACCAAAAGATGCATCAGGTATAGTCCATTATGATTTAGCAAATCAAGATCGAATTATTCGTGGACGAATGCCTACTTTGGACATTATTCACGATAGATTTATCAGACTTTTTAGAATTTCATTATCTTCAGCATTAAGAAAAGTTGCAAATATTGGAGTAAATAGCTCTGGGCCAATTAAGTTTGGAGAATTTATGAATTCTCTGCCACTTCCAAGCTGTTTAAATATTTTAAGATTAGATCCTCTTCGTGGATCTGCTGTTATGGTAATTGAAAGTAAACTTTTGTATGCATTGGTAGATAGTCTATTTGGTGGTTCTGATGTTCCCTATACAAAAATTGAAGGTAAAGATTTTACTCAAATTGAAATTAAAGTAGCAAGAAGAATTGTAATGTCTGCAGTTGATGATCTCGAAAAAGCATGGGCACCTGTTTTTCCATTAAAAATTACTTATTCTAGAACCGAAATTAATCCACAATTTGTTGCAATAGTTCCTCCTAGTGATGTTGTAATTTCTACAGCATTTGATGTTGAATTAGAAAAAATGAGTGGCTCTATTAAATTAGTATTTCCGTATTCAACGCTAGAACCAATTAAATCAAAATTAAGTGTTGGATTTCAAAATGAACAATTAGAAGTTGATCATATTTGGATCAATAGAATTAAAACTCAGTTATTAGGTACCAGTGTGAACTTGATATGTAATATTGGAAGCTGCTGGATTAATTTAAGAGATCTTATGGAGATTTCTAAAGGTGATGTTTTACTTTTAGATCGTGATGCAGATAAACCATTAGATATTACAGTCGAAGGTATTCATAAATTTCGAGGTATTCCTGGAATTATTCGCGGAAATAAAGCAATTAAAATTACAGAAATAATTGGAGATAATTAA
- the fliN gene encoding flagellar motor switch protein FliN has protein sequence MADLNEGFRPEDFGLEGGDEGDAAAANAAAEADAAAAPPPSLKDDDSMKNIDLSRMKMVLDVPLKVTVELGRTKLLVNDLLQLGQGSVIELDKMAGEPMEIFVNDKLVAMGEVVVVNEKFGVRLTDVMSGIGMDESNSGDSV, from the coding sequence ATGGCAGACTTAAATGAAGGTTTTCGACCAGAGGATTTTGGTCTTGAAGGAGGAGATGAAGGCGATGCTGCTGCAGCGAATGCCGCAGCAGAGGCAGATGCTGCAGCAGCTCCACCTCCGTCATTAAAAGATGATGACTCAATGAAGAATATCGATCTTTCAAGAATGAAAATGGTTTTAGATGTTCCTCTTAAAGTAACGGTAGAGCTTGGAAGGACAAAGCTACTTGTAAATGATTTATTGCAGCTTGGGCAAGGGTCTGTCATAGAACTCGATAAAATGGCAGGTGAACCAATGGAGATTTTTGTTAATGATAAGCTTGTGGCAATGGGAGAAGTTGTTGTTGTTAACGAAAAATTTGGTGTTCGGTTAACAGATGTAATGAGCGGTATTGGAATGGATGAATCAAATTCAGGAGATAGCGTTTAG
- a CDS encoding flagellar biosynthetic protein FliO: MKFKRSFFLLFYSLILTNNSFAEQIKESTVPPIKYPEKKYDESQFRREIINSFFNNEATDKDSSNMTGNQNYLSNEQNKRIDSYNNSQNNLNINLEKRESADNLEKLMEKNVIKKKAEIKKKNLMDLPEKDSTRSDSEIWKVILLSLIFIGFLFLFGFFLIRFKKQGLFSLNKSEKTMEVVSTLSISPKRQVIILRIRDQEIAVSNTENGITFLTEIGSSSSSSAGGGINEKRALQISEKYFLPSQEKKIIEKIEQKKENSTNEKSLEKKSDILLKALKSINANSLNQKKNKQLDIDDKVELKSEPFPKYLASQFENEAKKEVRKKEEEVDSVENVTNLIREKLRSMKPLN, from the coding sequence ATGAAATTTAAACGGTCATTTTTTTTATTATTTTATAGCTTAATTCTAACTAATAACTCTTTTGCTGAACAAATTAAAGAGTCTACTGTACCGCCGATTAAGTATCCAGAAAAAAAATATGATGAATCTCAATTTAGACGAGAGATTATAAATTCATTTTTTAATAATGAAGCCACGGATAAAGATTCAAGTAATATGACAGGAAATCAAAATTATTTAAGTAACGAACAAAATAAAAGAATTGATTCTTATAATAATAGTCAAAATAACTTGAATATTAATCTTGAAAAAAGAGAAAGTGCAGATAATTTAGAAAAATTAATGGAAAAAAATGTCATAAAGAAAAAAGCAGAAATAAAAAAGAAAAATTTAATGGATCTACCAGAAAAAGACTCAACTCGTAGTGATTCAGAAATTTGGAAAGTAATATTATTATCATTAATATTTATCGGGTTCTTATTTTTATTTGGATTCTTTTTAATTAGATTTAAAAAGCAAGGGTTATTTTCTTTAAATAAATCAGAAAAAACAATGGAAGTTGTTTCTACCCTTTCAATATCTCCTAAAAGGCAAGTAATTATACTTAGGATTAGAGATCAAGAAATTGCAGTATCAAACACAGAGAATGGAATAACATTTTTAACAGAAATTGGTTCATCATCATCTTCTTCTGCTGGAGGAGGTATAAATGAAAAAAGAGCATTACAAATTAGCGAAAAATATTTTCTTCCTTCTCAGGAAAAAAAAATAATTGAAAAGATAGAACAAAAAAAGGAAAATAGCACGAATGAAAAGAGCTTAGAAAAAAAATCAGATATATTATTAAAAGCTCTTAAAAGTATAAATGCAAATTCATTAAATCAAAAAAAGAATAAACAGCTAGATATTGATGATAAGGTAGAATTAAAATCTGAGCCATTTCCAAAGTATTTAGCAAGTCAATTTGAAAATGAAGCAAAAAAAGAAGTAAGAAAGAAAGAGGAAGAAGTTGATAGTGTTGAAAATGTAACTAATTTAATAAGAGAAAAACTACGTTCTATGAAACCTTTAAACTAA
- the fliP gene encoding flagellar type III secretion system pore protein FliP (The bacterial flagellar biogenesis protein FliP forms a type III secretion system (T3SS)-type pore required for flagellar assembly.) — protein MRLLFLFKLILISFFLSFSLFAQDNKNNNPNNMEKNWQGDNKSVQNKLNLNENKMPIFSINIANGENQDDYVPAIKVLAILTLLTFGPAILLLMSSFTRILIVLSFLRQALGTPTMPPNQIIIAISLFLTYFVMSPTITKIYDSAIVPYMQKDLTTKEALEVGQKPLHEFMMSQVKSDDLKLFYQMSKIEKPMTKDDVPMRILVPSFVISELKSAFQIGFLVYLPFIVIDMIVSSVLMAMGMMMLPPTVVSLPLKLILFVVVDGWNLLAGSLIKSFN, from the coding sequence ATGAGATTATTGTTTTTATTCAAGTTAATACTCATTTCATTCTTTCTGTCGTTTTCATTATTTGCGCAAGATAATAAAAATAATAATCCAAATAATATGGAAAAAAATTGGCAAGGAGATAATAAATCAGTTCAAAATAAATTAAACTTAAATGAAAATAAAATGCCAATTTTTTCTATAAATATTGCAAATGGCGAAAATCAAGATGATTATGTTCCTGCAATAAAAGTTCTTGCAATACTTACATTGTTAACTTTTGGTCCTGCAATATTACTATTAATGAGTTCGTTTACTAGAATTTTAATTGTACTTTCATTCTTGAGACAAGCATTAGGAACACCAACAATGCCTCCTAATCAAATTATAATTGCAATATCTTTGTTTTTAACTTACTTTGTAATGTCTCCAACTATAACAAAAATATATGATTCGGCAATTGTTCCTTATATGCAAAAAGATCTTACAACTAAAGAAGCGCTTGAAGTTGGTCAAAAACCACTCCATGAATTTATGATGTCTCAAGTAAAATCTGATGATCTTAAACTATTTTATCAAATGAGCAAAATAGAAAAACCAATGACAAAAGATGATGTTCCTATGCGAATATTAGTGCCATCATTTGTTATTAGTGAATTAAAAAGTGCTTTTCAAATTGGATTTTTAGTTTATTTACCATTTATTGTAATTGATATGATTGTAAGTAGTGTGCTTATGGCAATGGGTATGATGATGTTACCTCCAACTGTAGTGAGTTTGCCGTTAAAGTTAATACTATTTGTTGTTGTCGATGGATGGAATCTATTAGCAGGTTCTTTAATAAAAAGTTTTAATTAG
- the fliQ gene encoding flagellar biosynthesis protein FliQ — translation MNSQQVIDIILSVLYITVEISLPLLGIAMIIGLLVSVFQAATQINESTLSFLPKIASMILILIVLSPWMLRKLNDYTHRIYEKIPEISRGK, via the coding sequence ATGAATAGTCAACAAGTAATAGATATTATATTATCAGTTTTATATATTACAGTTGAAATCTCACTTCCACTTTTAGGTATTGCAATGATTATTGGTTTATTAGTGAGTGTTTTTCAAGCAGCAACTCAAATAAACGAGTCAACATTAAGTTTTTTACCTAAAATTGCGTCAATGATTTTGATATTAATTGTTTTATCACCGTGGATGCTTAGAAAATTAAACGATTATACCCATAGAATTTATGAAAAAATACCAGAAATATCAAGAGGAAAATAA